One Cricetulus griseus strain 17A/GY chromosome 5, alternate assembly CriGri-PICRH-1.0, whole genome shotgun sequence genomic window carries:
- the Gorab gene encoding RAB6-interacting golgin isoform X3 codes for MAQGWAGFSEEELRRLKQNKDLFEPQRRLPAKKTRQQLQREKALLEQSQKLGLPDGSASLPPEQLLSTPKQRANNQKPSPSSAVPRPLTLTSSTGSGKPQGTESQPQEAGLQNSHEGHRNAEILTPKPDCKVEKKKMELQEKSRWEVLQQEQRLMEEKNKRKKALLAQAIAERKRFDRAEAEYITAKLDLQRKTETKEQLTEHLCTIIQQNELRKAKKLEELMQQLDVQADEEALELEVEVEQLLREQETETGKQVVPVESPGQPAGESVSSGLADGNKEPQLQTTSPEANKPGKHSSSPPLRLDCPGQGAKNFSAAVAT; via the exons ATGGCTCAGGGTTGGGCGGGCTTCTCCGAGGAAGAGCtgaggagactgaagcagaataAAG ATCTGTTTGAACCTCAGCGCCGTCTCCCTGCGAAAAAAACTCGACAACAGCTTCAGCGAGAAAAAGCCCTTCTAGAGCAGAGCCAAAAACTTGGTCTTCCAGATGGATCAGCCTCTTTACCTCCAGAGCAGCTGCTTTCTACACCCAAACAGAGAGCTAACAATCAGAAACCAAGTCCTTCTTCGGCGGTCCCTCGTCCTCTCACACTCACCTCTTCCACTGGCAGTGGGAAGCCACAAGGTACTGAAAGTCAGCCACAGGAAGCAGGGCTTCAGAATTCCCATGAGGGCCACAGAAATGCCGAGATTCTGACTCCAAAGCCAGATTGCaaagtggagaaaaagaaaatggaatt GCAAGAAAAATCTCGTTGGGAAGTCCTCCAACAAGAACAGCGactaatggaagagaaaaataaacgtAAGAAAGCCCTTTTGGCTCAAGCCATTGCAGAAAG GAAGCGGTTTGACAGGGCTGAAGCTGAGTACATTACAGCGAAGCTGGATTTACAGCGCAAAACCGAGACAAAAGAACAGCTCACGGAACACCTTTGTACCATCATCCAACAGAACGAGCTCCGGAAGGCCAAGAAGCTGGAGGAGCTGATGCAGCAGCTGGACGTACAGGCTGATGAGGAGGCGCTGGAGCTGGAGGTGGAGGTTGAACAGTTGCTTCgagaacaggaaacagaaacaggcaaaCAAGTGGTTCCTGTAGAGAGTCCCGGTCAGCCTGCTGGGGAGAGTGTATCTTCAGGGTTGGCTGATGGCAACAAAGAGCCTCAACTGCAAACTACTTCTCCAGAGGCAAACAAGCCTGGCAAACATTCTAGTAGCCCTCCCCTTAGACTAGACTGCCCAGGTCAAGGAGCCAAGAACTTTTCAGCTGCTGTAGCCACATGA
- the Gorab gene encoding RAB6-interacting golgin isoform X1, which produces MAQGWAGFSEEELRRLKQNKDLFEPQRRLPAKKTRQQLQREKALLEQSQKLGLPDGSASLPPEQLLSTPKQRANNQKPSPSSAVPRPLTLTSSTGSGKPQGTESQPQEAGLQNSHEGHRNAEILTPKPDCKVEKKKMELQEKSRWEVLQQEQRLMEEKNKRKKALLAQAIAERSKRTQAETVKLKRIQKELQALDDMVSADIGILRNRIDQASLEYSYARKRFDRAEAEYITAKLDLQRKTETKEQLTEHLCTIIQQNELRKAKKLEELMQQLDVQADEEALELEVEVEQLLREQETETGKQVVPVESPGQPAGESVSSGLADGNKEPQLQTTSPEANKPGKHSSSPPLRLDCPGQGAKNFSAAVAT; this is translated from the exons ATGGCTCAGGGTTGGGCGGGCTTCTCCGAGGAAGAGCtgaggagactgaagcagaataAAG ATCTGTTTGAACCTCAGCGCCGTCTCCCTGCGAAAAAAACTCGACAACAGCTTCAGCGAGAAAAAGCCCTTCTAGAGCAGAGCCAAAAACTTGGTCTTCCAGATGGATCAGCCTCTTTACCTCCAGAGCAGCTGCTTTCTACACCCAAACAGAGAGCTAACAATCAGAAACCAAGTCCTTCTTCGGCGGTCCCTCGTCCTCTCACACTCACCTCTTCCACTGGCAGTGGGAAGCCACAAGGTACTGAAAGTCAGCCACAGGAAGCAGGGCTTCAGAATTCCCATGAGGGCCACAGAAATGCCGAGATTCTGACTCCAAAGCCAGATTGCaaagtggagaaaaagaaaatggaatt GCAAGAAAAATCTCGTTGGGAAGTCCTCCAACAAGAACAGCGactaatggaagagaaaaataaacgtAAGAAAGCCCTTTTGGCTCAAGCCATTGCAGAAAG ATCTAAAAGGACCCAAGCAGAGACCGTGAAACTCAAGAGGATCCAGAAGGAGTTACAGGCCTTAGATGACATGGTGTCAGCTGACATTGGGATCCTCAGGAACAGAATTGACCAGGCCAGCCTAGAGTATTCCTATGCACG GAAGCGGTTTGACAGGGCTGAAGCTGAGTACATTACAGCGAAGCTGGATTTACAGCGCAAAACCGAGACAAAAGAACAGCTCACGGAACACCTTTGTACCATCATCCAACAGAACGAGCTCCGGAAGGCCAAGAAGCTGGAGGAGCTGATGCAGCAGCTGGACGTACAGGCTGATGAGGAGGCGCTGGAGCTGGAGGTGGAGGTTGAACAGTTGCTTCgagaacaggaaacagaaacaggcaaaCAAGTGGTTCCTGTAGAGAGTCCCGGTCAGCCTGCTGGGGAGAGTGTATCTTCAGGGTTGGCTGATGGCAACAAAGAGCCTCAACTGCAAACTACTTCTCCAGAGGCAAACAAGCCTGGCAAACATTCTAGTAGCCCTCCCCTTAGACTAGACTGCCCAGGTCAAGGAGCCAAGAACTTTTCAGCTGCTGTAGCCACATGA
- the Gorab gene encoding RAB6-interacting golgin isoform X2 gives MYILYLLMCKQNTHIHLFEPQRRLPAKKTRQQLQREKALLEQSQKLGLPDGSASLPPEQLLSTPKQRANNQKPSPSSAVPRPLTLTSSTGSGKPQGTESQPQEAGLQNSHEGHRNAEILTPKPDCKVEKKKMELQEKSRWEVLQQEQRLMEEKNKRKKALLAQAIAERSKRTQAETVKLKRIQKELQALDDMVSADIGILRNRIDQASLEYSYARKRFDRAEAEYITAKLDLQRKTETKEQLTEHLCTIIQQNELRKAKKLEELMQQLDVQADEEALELEVEVEQLLREQETETGKQVVPVESPGQPAGESVSSGLADGNKEPQLQTTSPEANKPGKHSSSPPLRLDCPGQGAKNFSAAVAT, from the exons ATGTATATCCTGTACTTACTtatgtgcaagcaaaacactcatatcc ATCTGTTTGAACCTCAGCGCCGTCTCCCTGCGAAAAAAACTCGACAACAGCTTCAGCGAGAAAAAGCCCTTCTAGAGCAGAGCCAAAAACTTGGTCTTCCAGATGGATCAGCCTCTTTACCTCCAGAGCAGCTGCTTTCTACACCCAAACAGAGAGCTAACAATCAGAAACCAAGTCCTTCTTCGGCGGTCCCTCGTCCTCTCACACTCACCTCTTCCACTGGCAGTGGGAAGCCACAAGGTACTGAAAGTCAGCCACAGGAAGCAGGGCTTCAGAATTCCCATGAGGGCCACAGAAATGCCGAGATTCTGACTCCAAAGCCAGATTGCaaagtggagaaaaagaaaatggaatt GCAAGAAAAATCTCGTTGGGAAGTCCTCCAACAAGAACAGCGactaatggaagagaaaaataaacgtAAGAAAGCCCTTTTGGCTCAAGCCATTGCAGAAAG ATCTAAAAGGACCCAAGCAGAGACCGTGAAACTCAAGAGGATCCAGAAGGAGTTACAGGCCTTAGATGACATGGTGTCAGCTGACATTGGGATCCTCAGGAACAGAATTGACCAGGCCAGCCTAGAGTATTCCTATGCACG GAAGCGGTTTGACAGGGCTGAAGCTGAGTACATTACAGCGAAGCTGGATTTACAGCGCAAAACCGAGACAAAAGAACAGCTCACGGAACACCTTTGTACCATCATCCAACAGAACGAGCTCCGGAAGGCCAAGAAGCTGGAGGAGCTGATGCAGCAGCTGGACGTACAGGCTGATGAGGAGGCGCTGGAGCTGGAGGTGGAGGTTGAACAGTTGCTTCgagaacaggaaacagaaacaggcaaaCAAGTGGTTCCTGTAGAGAGTCCCGGTCAGCCTGCTGGGGAGAGTGTATCTTCAGGGTTGGCTGATGGCAACAAAGAGCCTCAACTGCAAACTACTTCTCCAGAGGCAAACAAGCCTGGCAAACATTCTAGTAGCCCTCCCCTTAGACTAGACTGCCCAGGTCAAGGAGCCAAGAACTTTTCAGCTGCTGTAGCCACATGA
- the Gorab gene encoding RAB6-interacting golgin isoform X4, whose amino-acid sequence MEEKNKRKKALLAQAIAERSKRTQAETVKLKRIQKELQALDDMVSADIGILRNRIDQASLEYSYARKRFDRAEAEYITAKLDLQRKTETKEQLTEHLCTIIQQNELRKAKKLEELMQQLDVQADEEALELEVEVEQLLREQETETGKQVVPVESPGQPAGESVSSGLADGNKEPQLQTTSPEANKPGKHSSSPPLRLDCPGQGAKNFSAAVAT is encoded by the exons atggaagagaaaaataaacgtAAGAAAGCCCTTTTGGCTCAAGCCATTGCAGAAAG ATCTAAAAGGACCCAAGCAGAGACCGTGAAACTCAAGAGGATCCAGAAGGAGTTACAGGCCTTAGATGACATGGTGTCAGCTGACATTGGGATCCTCAGGAACAGAATTGACCAGGCCAGCCTAGAGTATTCCTATGCACG GAAGCGGTTTGACAGGGCTGAAGCTGAGTACATTACAGCGAAGCTGGATTTACAGCGCAAAACCGAGACAAAAGAACAGCTCACGGAACACCTTTGTACCATCATCCAACAGAACGAGCTCCGGAAGGCCAAGAAGCTGGAGGAGCTGATGCAGCAGCTGGACGTACAGGCTGATGAGGAGGCGCTGGAGCTGGAGGTGGAGGTTGAACAGTTGCTTCgagaacaggaaacagaaacaggcaaaCAAGTGGTTCCTGTAGAGAGTCCCGGTCAGCCTGCTGGGGAGAGTGTATCTTCAGGGTTGGCTGATGGCAACAAAGAGCCTCAACTGCAAACTACTTCTCCAGAGGCAAACAAGCCTGGCAAACATTCTAGTAGCCCTCCCCTTAGACTAGACTGCCCAGGTCAAGGAGCCAAGAACTTTTCAGCTGCTGTAGCCACATGA